The proteins below are encoded in one region of Bifidobacterium catenulatum DSM 16992 = JCM 1194 = LMG 11043:
- a CDS encoding glycerophosphodiester phosphodiesterase family protein → MSKSFVNKVLVGGALAAGAAVWAIAPRTFSDKRRNYVPAVPDVWYAHRGLHDAGSGLTAQYASESGEYVALARRMAMKAGYGSPSVAGAIAPENSLAAFAAACEAGYGIELDLQMTADGEIVVVHDGDLMRVAGDPRRVADLTYDELTRIPLFPTDAPGAAVAAPLSGSLEKPPLVTTPDSAPDGYFQHVPLFADVLKVVAGRVPLIVEYKFDDNSKWGPRDVELMEKGDALLQAYSGAYVIESFNPAAVNWYKENRPEVCRGQLSWWPQGEGKPSDPGALAKEYAAGALIFDWISRPDFVAYDWHGGNSPQVRLARFMGAVPVSWTVRSRDELAQCDDWFDHHIFEAFVPDER, encoded by the coding sequence ATGTCCAAATCATTCGTCAACAAAGTGCTAGTGGGCGGTGCACTCGCTGCGGGCGCCGCAGTATGGGCAATCGCCCCGCGTACTTTCTCCGACAAGCGTCGCAACTATGTGCCAGCCGTGCCCGACGTGTGGTATGCGCATCGCGGCCTACATGACGCAGGTTCCGGCCTCACCGCGCAGTACGCCAGCGAAAGCGGCGAATATGTGGCGCTGGCACGTCGCATGGCCATGAAGGCCGGCTATGGCAGCCCTAGCGTAGCCGGGGCGATCGCTCCGGAGAACTCGCTTGCGGCATTCGCGGCGGCCTGTGAGGCGGGTTACGGCATCGAACTTGACCTGCAGATGACCGCCGACGGCGAAATCGTAGTGGTGCATGACGGCGATCTGATGCGCGTCGCCGGAGATCCACGCCGCGTGGCCGATCTTACCTACGATGAGCTGACTCGCATCCCGCTGTTCCCAACCGATGCCCCGGGTGCCGCTGTGGCAGCGCCGTTGTCGGGCTCGCTGGAGAAGCCGCCGCTGGTCACTACCCCCGACAGTGCTCCGGACGGATACTTCCAGCATGTGCCACTGTTCGCCGACGTGCTCAAGGTAGTGGCCGGTCGTGTGCCGCTGATCGTTGAATACAAGTTCGACGACAATTCCAAGTGGGGTCCGCGCGATGTCGAGCTTATGGAAAAGGGCGACGCGCTGCTGCAAGCCTATTCCGGTGCGTATGTGATCGAATCGTTCAATCCGGCCGCCGTCAACTGGTATAAGGAGAACCGTCCGGAAGTGTGCCGTGGCCAGCTTTCCTGGTGGCCGCAGGGGGAGGGGAAGCCGTCTGATCCGGGTGCGCTCGCCAAGGAATATGCGGCCGGTGCGTTGATTTTCGACTGGATTTCCCGCCCTGATTTCGTCGCCTACGACTGGCATGGCGGCAACAGTCCGCAGGTGCGGTTGGCTCGTTTCATGGGTGCCGTTCCCGTGTCGTGGACGGTGCGTAGCCGCGATGAGCTCGCCCAGTGCGATGACTGGTTCGACCATCATATTTTCGAGGCGTTCGTGCCCGATGAGCGGTAG
- the hypBA2 gene encoding beta-L-arabinobiosidase HypBA2, whose protein sequence is MTPSTRKKGIVTSLGVLTAVATLLSGGVTTAYANDALTNPNSAMGYPSFKGAADPIAGTGVAFDPSTSYLKQVFDADVANGAGTDTAHDFWIDKMLTRTGTAPNGTGTNDAGDYNYAGADKNEYLFSRGRAAFMYTHTPEALGFVGDVAYWDQTGNDGFTVEVSIGGSKQTLRENTDKRKQTPSYFTTEFTNGDKTITVTEVKYITYTNVMVANFTITSTTGGDVTLTAASPFAQDGNDGDTELTGRFNVKNDLTTIYPRFSGNGFTVKNGKLASTLTLEANVPQTTKLQLGLIANELPDSTAEYEARFNGDLTDPAASYKDSVTTYNQWWVDNIPYVETQEHNIDKTVFYRWWLSRFNMLDANMPGNTFQYPTSIEGVLGYNNQIVLTSGMFINDTKWFRNAEYSYGTWVSAGQTAKKGQSGYYYYHDNPGDPANWNHSYTQYITKAGWDSYKVHGGPSSLAEALGDYGSEDVKGLLNSQSEPDSNDNQNSNGNNLIDWSWWSMTGNDADAVSFSEPGRSGQRMDRADGSANMWANANAAAQAYKAAGDTEKAAEMQQIADAIKQDVLDNLWDSDSKLLLHKWLNDGQFAKYKELNNYYPYSEGLMPTGNDDYDSALRLFEDADEFPIFPFFTANQADKKALNFPGSNNFSIINATPLLQIYSAGIRDYNAADNGYITNESFKKLLYWVAFSHYQGGDNQYPDQNEFWNMDNNSAGSTIPEKNADASKNGGKITYRSWIHHTQLGTTNWTIVEDVAGMVPREDNKIELNPIEIPGWNHFTVNNLSYHGQDLSIVWNNDGTYNAPKGYTLYVDGNAVFTSDKLAHLIYDPASGTVEVADDSGAVITGATTATMPNANEVTYASNSRVTQIFAQSGQNVDEASKSQTNVAKGADVEATYETKGYPATNAVDGKNVMESFWGTKGSKNAKDSLTVTFKNGVQNIDDVRLYFYQTSSSQTISGYSEPSVYTLEYQDEAGAWHVLPNQVRTPTYAGANYNRVQFSKVVAKAIRATFTPQAGQAIGLKEIQAYETDIVPEDETTNQAPSVDAYIASSTSSGAQLVGTVKDDGLPSDTLTTTWEQVSGPENGEAKFVDATAANTTVTFNREGDYVLKLTAFDGEKTGFKEVTVHGIPSDGTVNVASQSTASASFTNPYQAKDNAKKVIDGQVLYTNTPNETWNNWGDNTGTEPWLQLAWDGTVPLKKAKLFFWTDGGGVPMVKLWKLQYADENGDWQDVKLAAGQSYTTMQGEGNEVRFAETVETNKLRVLFPKGSIVGATEFEAYALDPVSVDGVNRMVQTGSKAADVNLPKTVSASYTDGSRRDLSVAWDAITDDQLASDSEFAVSGTVIGALAGTKATIGVRSDAQSQTAGAAQPIEQTVYQNSKSVALPSVVPVRFPNGMLDDRTVMWDEASVAGVKLDTIGDYEVSGTAEGSSSQAKITVHVVADPNGGADPDPEPTPDPKPEPDTPLTGWIEGRAIDTTVSAEASWSPASGKLNDGVLVDDTWPSDDDADVNGRVWGSWGQASAGMYAQYTWSKEATVDSSRVQFWANFAERNDAKGGLDVPDSWKIQYLASDGIWKDVENAQYSTVRNSPASRASDDAQGWSVATFTPVKTTSLRLVLDPPTAEGVTFGLAVAEWGVHAAESTPDPEPTPDPAPTPDPEPSVDKSRLESTINAAGSVQQANFTPNSWKAFSEAMGNAQKVYADESATQDQVDAAIKQLEEAQQTLVKKADTTELKTVLDQAQGVSGDLYTEASAKKLAEAVDAASKVLNDENATQADADAAVKQLTEAIAGLELKPAPKPDDDKTDPKPNAKPGNKPVSKSEVSAAISSTGSNVIGIAVVGMIVLLTGAAIMLTRRNRD, encoded by the coding sequence ATGACACCATCAACAAGGAAGAAAGGGATTGTCACGTCATTGGGCGTGCTGACGGCAGTGGCCACACTGTTGTCTGGCGGTGTGACGACCGCATACGCCAATGACGCGCTGACCAATCCGAACTCTGCCATGGGGTATCCGAGTTTCAAGGGGGCCGCCGACCCGATTGCGGGCACCGGCGTCGCTTTCGATCCCTCGACAAGCTACCTCAAGCAGGTGTTCGATGCGGATGTTGCCAACGGTGCCGGAACCGACACCGCACACGACTTCTGGATCGACAAGATGCTGACGCGCACAGGCACCGCACCAAACGGTACCGGCACCAACGATGCTGGCGACTACAACTATGCGGGCGCAGACAAGAACGAATACCTGTTCTCACGTGGCCGTGCCGCATTCATGTACACGCATACGCCAGAAGCACTTGGTTTCGTAGGAGATGTCGCATACTGGGATCAGACCGGCAACGACGGCTTTACCGTTGAGGTAAGCATTGGCGGTTCCAAGCAGACCCTGCGCGAGAACACCGACAAGCGCAAGCAGACGCCAAGCTACTTCACCACGGAATTCACCAACGGCGACAAGACCATTACCGTCACCGAAGTCAAGTACATCACCTACACCAATGTGATGGTCGCGAATTTCACCATCACCAGCACCACCGGCGGTGACGTAACGCTGACAGCAGCCTCGCCATTCGCACAAGACGGCAATGACGGCGACACTGAACTGACCGGTCGCTTCAATGTGAAGAACGATCTGACCACCATCTATCCACGGTTCTCCGGCAACGGTTTCACCGTAAAGAACGGCAAACTCGCTTCCACCCTCACCTTGGAAGCGAACGTGCCACAAACCACCAAGCTGCAGCTTGGCCTGATCGCCAACGAGTTGCCGGACTCCACCGCGGAATACGAAGCCCGATTCAACGGCGATCTCACCGATCCGGCCGCTTCCTACAAGGATTCCGTGACCACCTACAACCAGTGGTGGGTCGATAACATTCCTTACGTGGAAACCCAGGAACACAATATCGACAAAACTGTGTTCTACCGCTGGTGGCTGAGCCGTTTCAACATGTTGGACGCCAATATGCCGGGCAATACGTTCCAGTATCCGACCTCCATCGAAGGCGTGCTCGGATACAACAACCAGATCGTGCTGACATCCGGCATGTTCATCAACGACACCAAGTGGTTCCGTAACGCCGAATACTCGTACGGCACTTGGGTGTCGGCCGGGCAGACAGCTAAGAAAGGCCAGTCCGGGTATTACTACTACCACGACAATCCGGGCGATCCAGCCAATTGGAACCACAGCTACACGCAGTACATCACCAAGGCCGGTTGGGACTCCTACAAGGTGCACGGCGGCCCGTCATCATTGGCTGAAGCGTTGGGTGATTACGGTTCCGAAGATGTCAAAGGTCTGCTCAATTCGCAAAGCGAGCCAGACAGCAACGACAACCAGAATAGCAACGGCAACAATCTGATCGACTGGTCGTGGTGGTCCATGACCGGCAACGATGCCGACGCGGTGTCGTTCTCCGAACCCGGTCGTTCCGGCCAGCGTATGGACCGTGCCGACGGTTCCGCCAACATGTGGGCCAACGCCAATGCCGCCGCGCAAGCATACAAGGCTGCCGGAGACACCGAAAAAGCCGCTGAAATGCAGCAGATCGCCGACGCCATCAAGCAGGATGTGCTCGACAACCTGTGGGATTCCGACAGCAAACTGCTGCTGCACAAGTGGCTGAACGACGGTCAATTCGCGAAATACAAGGAACTCAACAACTACTATCCGTATTCCGAAGGTCTGATGCCGACCGGCAATGATGATTACGATAGTGCGTTGCGCTTGTTCGAAGATGCCGACGAATTCCCGATTTTCCCGTTCTTCACTGCAAATCAGGCAGACAAGAAGGCGCTGAATTTCCCAGGATCAAACAATTTCTCCATTATCAATGCAACTCCGCTGCTGCAAATCTATTCTGCGGGAATCCGTGATTATAATGCTGCAGACAACGGATATATCACGAACGAATCGTTCAAGAAACTGCTGTATTGGGTTGCGTTCTCGCATTATCAAGGAGGCGACAACCAGTATCCGGACCAGAACGAATTCTGGAATATGGATAATAATTCCGCAGGAAGCACGATTCCGGAGAAGAACGCCGACGCCAGCAAGAACGGTGGAAAAATCACCTACCGTTCCTGGATTCACCACACCCAGCTTGGCACCACCAACTGGACGATTGTGGAAGACGTGGCAGGTATGGTTCCGCGTGAAGACAACAAGATCGAACTCAATCCGATCGAGATTCCCGGTTGGAACCACTTCACCGTCAACAACCTGAGCTACCACGGGCAGGATCTGTCGATCGTATGGAACAACGACGGCACCTACAACGCTCCGAAGGGATACACCCTGTATGTGGACGGCAACGCCGTGTTCACCTCCGATAAGCTCGCCCACCTCATCTACGATCCGGCCAGTGGAACCGTTGAGGTTGCCGATGATTCCGGAGCGGTGATCACCGGCGCGACCACCGCCACAATGCCGAACGCCAACGAAGTGACCTATGCATCGAACAGCAGGGTTACGCAGATCTTCGCGCAGTCCGGACAGAACGTGGACGAAGCATCCAAGAGCCAGACCAACGTGGCCAAGGGCGCCGATGTGGAAGCCACTTACGAAACCAAGGGATACCCGGCAACCAATGCAGTGGACGGCAAGAACGTGATGGAATCCTTCTGGGGCACCAAGGGATCCAAGAACGCCAAGGATTCGCTGACCGTAACGTTCAAGAATGGCGTGCAGAACATCGACGACGTGCGTTTGTACTTCTACCAGACCTCGTCCAGCCAGACGATTTCCGGCTACAGTGAGCCGTCGGTGTACACGCTTGAATATCAGGATGAGGCCGGCGCATGGCATGTCCTGCCGAACCAGGTGCGTACGCCTACTTACGCGGGAGCCAACTACAACCGCGTGCAGTTCTCCAAGGTCGTGGCCAAAGCCATTCGTGCCACCTTCACTCCGCAAGCAGGTCAGGCCATTGGCTTGAAGGAGATTCAGGCCTACGAAACCGACATTGTGCCGGAAGACGAAACTACGAACCAGGCGCCAAGCGTTGACGCCTACATTGCCAGCAGCACCTCGTCCGGTGCGCAGCTGGTGGGCACGGTGAAGGACGACGGCCTGCCGTCTGACACGCTCACCACCACATGGGAGCAGGTGTCTGGCCCTGAAAACGGCGAAGCGAAGTTCGTCGACGCAACCGCTGCCAACACTACGGTCACGTTCAACCGTGAGGGTGACTATGTGCTCAAACTCACCGCATTCGACGGTGAGAAGACCGGTTTCAAGGAAGTCACCGTTCACGGCATTCCTTCCGACGGCACGGTGAATGTGGCTTCACAGTCCACTGCGAGCGCCAGCTTCACCAATCCATATCAGGCGAAGGACAATGCCAAGAAGGTTATCGACGGTCAGGTGTTGTATACCAATACTCCGAATGAGACTTGGAATAATTGGGGTGACAATACCGGTACCGAGCCGTGGCTGCAGCTTGCCTGGGATGGCACTGTTCCGTTGAAGAAGGCGAAGCTGTTCTTCTGGACTGACGGTGGCGGTGTGCCGATGGTCAAGTTGTGGAAGTTGCAGTATGCGGATGAGAATGGCGATTGGCAGGATGTGAAGCTTGCCGCCGGCCAGTCTTATACCACGATGCAGGGTGAAGGCAATGAGGTTCGTTTTGCCGAAACGGTGGAGACGAACAAGTTGCGTGTGCTGTTCCCGAAGGGCTCCATTGTTGGTGCTACCGAATTTGAGGCGTATGCGCTTGATCCGGTGAGCGTGGATGGCGTGAATCGTATGGTGCAGACTGGCAGCAAGGCTGCCGATGTGAATCTGCCGAAGACGGTGAGTGCCAGCTATACGGACGGTTCCCGTCGTGACTTGAGTGTTGCGTGGGATGCCATCACTGACGATCAGCTTGCTTCCGATAGCGAGTTTGCGGTTTCCGGAACGGTTATTGGCGCGCTCGCTGGAACCAAGGCCACTATTGGCGTGCGTTCCGACGCGCAGTCTCAGACTGCTGGTGCGGCTCAACCGATCGAACAGACGGTGTACCAGAATTCCAAGTCGGTGGCTTTGCCGTCTGTGGTTCCGGTGCGATTCCCCAACGGCATGCTTGACGATCGCACGGTTATGTGGGATGAGGCAAGTGTTGCCGGTGTCAAGTTGGACACCATCGGCGATTATGAGGTGTCCGGCACGGCTGAGGGTTCAAGCTCGCAGGCCAAGATTACAGTGCATGTGGTCGCCGATCCGAATGGTGGTGCCGATCCTGATCCTGAGCCGACGCCGGATCCCAAGCCGGAGCCCGATACTCCGTTGACTGGTTGGATTGAAGGCAGGGCCATTGACACCACGGTGAGTGCCGAGGCGAGCTGGTCTCCGGCTTCCGGCAAGCTCAACGATGGTGTGCTGGTTGACGATACGTGGCCGTCTGATGATGACGCCGATGTGAATGGCCGCGTGTGGGGCAGCTGGGGTCAAGCTTCCGCTGGCATGTATGCGCAGTACACCTGGAGCAAGGAAGCCACCGTCGATTCCAGCCGTGTGCAGTTCTGGGCCAACTTCGCGGAGCGTAATGATGCCAAGGGTGGTTTGGATGTTCCGGACAGCTGGAAGATTCAGTACTTGGCTTCTGATGGTATATGGAAGGATGTGGAGAATGCGCAATACTCCACCGTGCGTAATTCCCCGGCCTCACGTGCCTCTGACGATGCTCAAGGCTGGAGCGTGGCCACGTTCACTCCGGTGAAGACAACGTCGTTGCGCTTGGTGCTTGATCCGCCGACCGCCGAGGGCGTCACCTTCGGTCTGGCGGTTGCCGAGTGGGGCGTGCATGCTGCGGAAAGCACTCCTGATCCAGAACCGACTCCTGACCCGGCTCCAACCCCTGATCCGGAACCAAGCGTGGACAAGAGCAGGCTCGAATCCACCATCAACGCAGCCGGTTCCGTGCAACAAGCTAATTTCACGCCGAACAGCTGGAAGGCATTCTCCGAAGCCATGGGTAACGCTCAAAAGGTGTATGCGGACGAGAGCGCCACCCAGGATCAGGTGGATGCGGCCATCAAGCAGCTTGAAGAAGCCCAGCAGACACTGGTGAAGAAAGCCGATACCACTGAGTTGAAGACGGTTCTTGACCAGGCACAGGGCGTCAGCGGTGACCTCTACACCGAAGCCAGCGCCAAGAAGTTGGCTGAAGCAGTGGATGCCGCCTCCAAGGTGCTGAACGATGAGAACGCCACCCAAGCTGATGCGGATGCCGCAGTCAAGCAGCTGACCGAGGCCATCGCCGGACTTGAACTCAAGCCAGCACCGAAGCCGGATGACGACAAGACCGACCCCAAGCCGAATGCCAAGCCTGGAAACAAGCCGGTTTCCAAGTCTGAAGTCAGTGCCGCAATCAGCAGCACCGGCAGCAATGTCATCGGCATCGCCGTCGTAGGAATGATCGTCCTGCTGACGGGAGCCGCCATCATGCTGACGCGCCGCAACCGCGACTAG
- a CDS encoding NUDIX hydrolase yields MKDMSENMRRVVEAAGGIVWRWKAGSEIAENPAIAAQKSPKEQLNSIEVCIVHRPKYDDWSWPKGKLEQGESHRHAAVREIGEETGVSIALGPYLCEVEYPLSEEGKKTRHSRDRAVDTKHTLYWMAQPISGDDAEHLLDAFGPVHRADVGEINDIVWVSVREARKILTHSTDKDTLAIFVDRVQEGAATAQNLLIVRHAKAESRKSWKGTDANRPITPKGAAAAFALNRELACYNPTRLATSPWLRCQETLQVLSWQTERSMEHIDALTEDAFAEHPTIAWLAFLKQIQLTLETRETTAICMHRPVIGGMFDHLRGLCARKALSKQLIAKTPFMPTGTAVALFIIDTPQGPSIIDIQKVSPIVY; encoded by the coding sequence ATGAAAGATATGAGCGAGAACATGAGACGTGTCGTAGAAGCCGCCGGGGGTATTGTATGGCGGTGGAAAGCCGGTAGCGAAATCGCTGAAAATCCAGCAATTGCAGCACAGAAATCTCCAAAAGAACAACTCAACAGCATTGAAGTGTGCATCGTGCATCGACCAAAGTACGATGACTGGAGCTGGCCGAAAGGCAAACTCGAGCAGGGCGAATCACATCGTCATGCCGCAGTGCGAGAAATCGGCGAGGAGACAGGCGTTTCCATCGCCCTCGGCCCGTATCTGTGCGAAGTCGAATATCCGCTGTCCGAAGAAGGCAAGAAAACCCGGCATTCGCGCGATCGCGCCGTCGACACCAAGCACACTTTGTATTGGATGGCGCAGCCAATTTCCGGAGATGATGCGGAACATCTGCTTGACGCATTCGGTCCCGTGCATCGCGCGGATGTAGGCGAAATCAACGATATCGTGTGGGTTTCCGTACGTGAAGCACGTAAAATCCTCACACATTCCACCGATAAAGACACCCTCGCCATCTTCGTGGACCGCGTACAAGAGGGTGCCGCAACCGCGCAGAATCTGCTGATCGTGCGCCACGCCAAGGCTGAATCGCGCAAATCGTGGAAAGGCACCGACGCGAACCGGCCGATCACTCCGAAAGGCGCGGCCGCGGCATTCGCACTCAACCGCGAACTTGCCTGCTACAACCCAACCCGACTCGCAACCTCACCATGGCTACGCTGTCAAGAAACATTGCAGGTGCTTAGCTGGCAGACCGAACGCTCGATGGAACACATCGACGCGCTCACGGAAGACGCCTTCGCCGAACACCCGACCATCGCATGGCTGGCGTTCCTCAAGCAGATCCAGCTCACGCTCGAAACCCGCGAAACCACGGCGATCTGCATGCACCGACCGGTAATCGGGGGTATGTTTGACCATCTGCGCGGACTGTGCGCTCGCAAAGCGCTCTCCAAGCAGCTCATCGCCAAAACGCCGTTCATGCCTACCGGCACCGCCGTAGCGCTGTTTATAATCGATACGCCGCAAGGTCCCAGCATTATCGATATTCAAAAGGTTTCACCCATTGTCTACTAA
- the upp gene encoding uracil phosphoribosyltransferase, with translation MDIHVLNHPLVDHKLTVLRDKNTPSSTFRELVSELVMLEAYEATRDIAVVDKPIETPVAPMVGKHIAAPAPIIVPVLRAGLGMLDGMTKMIPSAEVGFLGMKRDEENPTQQITYANRLPDDLSGRQCFLIDPMLATGGTLVAATHYLAERGAKDVTAVCILGAPEGLKFVEENLDPSIKFKLVLCAVDEKLNDKCYIVPGLGDAGDRLYGVID, from the coding sequence ATGGATATTCATGTTTTGAACCACCCGCTGGTGGACCATAAGCTCACCGTTCTTCGCGACAAGAACACCCCGTCCTCCACGTTCCGCGAGCTCGTTTCCGAACTCGTGATGCTTGAGGCTTACGAAGCCACCCGCGACATCGCAGTCGTGGACAAGCCGATCGAAACCCCGGTCGCTCCAATGGTAGGCAAGCACATCGCTGCCCCGGCACCGATCATTGTGCCTGTGCTGCGCGCGGGTCTGGGCATGCTTGACGGCATGACCAAGATGATTCCGTCCGCCGAAGTCGGCTTCCTTGGCATGAAGCGCGACGAGGAGAACCCGACCCAGCAGATCACGTACGCGAACCGTCTGCCCGACGATTTGAGCGGCCGTCAGTGCTTCCTGATCGACCCGATGCTCGCCACCGGCGGCACGCTGGTCGCAGCAACGCATTACCTGGCCGAGCGTGGCGCGAAGGATGTTACCGCCGTGTGCATTCTGGGCGCTCCGGAAGGTCTGAAGTTCGTTGAGGAGAACCTCGACCCGTCCATCAAGTTCAAGCTGGTGCTGTGCGCCGTCGACGAGAAGCTCAACGACAAGTGCTACATCGTGCCAGGCTTGGGCGATGCCGGCGACCGTCTGTATGGCGTGATCGACTGA
- a CDS encoding RNA degradosome polyphosphate kinase, with protein sequence MAQIFDAPSKAILRSQIAEHIAETDKNDKRELQAGEEPLPNDRFFDRELSWLKFNKRVLELAQDEDLPIIERASFAAIFANNLDEFFMVRVAGLKRRIDTGIAVTAASGLSPRQQLRAISEQAHRLQDEHAHYMIDHILPDLAKEQIVLLSWDKLTAAEQERLSRYYRQQVFPVLTPLAVDPAHPFPYISGGSINLAVLVENPASGKSHFARVKIPGNLNRLVPVDDMTDDDATNVRYGFITMENLIIAHLESLFPGMIIKEARSFRVTRNEDIDVEEDDAENLLNAMEKELLRRRFGPPIRLEISDETSPFLSQLLADQLRVSVDEVYRLPAPLDATVLFELGGIDRPDLKYRSFVPTTNRQIAEVESSRAQDIFAAIRERDILLHHPYDSFSTSVQAFLAQAAADPKVLAIKQTLYRTSSNSPIIDALIDAAHAGKQVLALVEIKARFDEDANIAWARKLERAGVHVVYGIVGLKTHCKLSLVVRQEADGLRRYCHVGTGNYNPKTARIYTDLGLLTCDPVVGQDMTRLFNQLSGYAPKSSFHRLLVAPRTVRSGLIQRIRREEDAARAGKEAWIKIKVNSIVDEKTIDALYRASQAGVKIDIVERGICALKPGVPGLSENIRVRSILGRFLEHSRIYAFANSDGPQIGEGPAAGPEVWIGSADLMHRNLDRRVEALVRITAPEQIDELIKYVDLQMADSTTSWHMAADGTYVRHAKDEDGRPLVDSQEYLIKKHTRRPARH encoded by the coding sequence ATGGCACAGATTTTTGACGCACCCTCGAAGGCGATCTTGCGCAGCCAGATAGCTGAGCATATCGCCGAGACCGATAAAAACGACAAGCGTGAGCTTCAGGCCGGCGAAGAGCCGTTGCCGAACGACCGCTTCTTCGACCGCGAGTTGAGCTGGCTGAAGTTCAACAAGCGCGTCCTCGAACTCGCTCAGGACGAGGACCTGCCGATCATCGAACGCGCAAGCTTCGCCGCGATCTTCGCGAACAACCTCGACGAGTTCTTCATGGTTCGCGTCGCAGGCCTGAAGCGCCGCATCGACACCGGCATCGCCGTGACGGCAGCCTCCGGATTGAGCCCAAGGCAGCAGCTGCGCGCCATCAGCGAGCAAGCACACCGCCTACAGGACGAGCACGCGCACTACATGATCGATCACATTCTTCCCGACCTGGCGAAGGAACAGATCGTGCTTCTGAGCTGGGACAAGCTCACCGCAGCCGAGCAGGAGCGCCTGTCTCGCTACTACCGTCAGCAGGTATTCCCTGTTCTGACACCGCTCGCCGTGGACCCGGCCCATCCGTTCCCGTACATTTCCGGCGGTTCCATCAACCTCGCCGTGCTTGTGGAGAATCCGGCTTCCGGCAAATCCCACTTCGCTCGCGTGAAGATTCCTGGAAACCTGAACCGTCTCGTGCCCGTCGACGACATGACCGACGACGATGCCACCAACGTGCGCTACGGCTTCATCACCATGGAGAACCTGATCATCGCGCATCTGGAATCCCTGTTCCCAGGCATGATCATCAAGGAAGCACGTTCCTTCCGCGTCACCCGTAACGAGGATATCGACGTGGAAGAGGATGATGCAGAGAACCTGCTCAACGCCATGGAGAAAGAGCTGCTGCGCCGTCGTTTCGGACCGCCGATCCGTCTTGAGATTTCCGACGAGACCAGCCCGTTCCTTTCCCAGCTGCTCGCCGACCAGCTGCGCGTCAGCGTCGATGAGGTGTACCGCCTGCCGGCACCGCTCGATGCGACCGTGCTCTTCGAACTTGGCGGCATCGACCGTCCGGACTTGAAGTACCGTTCGTTCGTACCGACCACCAATCGTCAGATTGCCGAGGTGGAGTCGTCCCGCGCGCAAGACATTTTTGCAGCGATTCGCGAACGCGATATCCTCCTGCATCACCCGTACGATTCGTTCTCTACCTCCGTTCAGGCGTTCCTAGCGCAGGCTGCGGCGGATCCGAAGGTGCTCGCCATCAAGCAGACGTTGTACCGCACGTCCAGCAACTCCCCGATCATCGACGCGCTCATCGACGCGGCGCATGCGGGCAAGCAGGTGCTGGCACTGGTCGAAATCAAGGCACGCTTTGACGAAGACGCCAACATCGCATGGGCACGCAAGCTGGAACGCGCCGGCGTGCACGTGGTGTACGGCATCGTGGGCCTGAAGACCCACTGCAAGCTGAGCCTTGTGGTACGTCAGGAAGCCGACGGCCTGCGCCGCTACTGCCATGTGGGCACCGGTAACTACAACCCGAAGACCGCCCGTATCTACACCGATCTCGGCTTGCTGACCTGCGATCCGGTGGTCGGCCAGGATATGACCCGCCTGTTCAACCAGCTGTCCGGTTATGCTCCGAAGTCGAGCTTCCACCGCCTGCTGGTGGCGCCGCGTACCGTGCGTTCCGGCTTGATTCAGCGCATCCGCCGCGAAGAGGATGCCGCACGCGCAGGCAAGGAAGCATGGATCAAGATCAAGGTCAACTCCATCGTTGACGAAAAGACCATTGACGCGCTGTACCGTGCAAGTCAGGCCGGCGTGAAAATCGACATCGTGGAACGCGGCATCTGCGCGCTCAAGCCGGGTGTCCCGGGACTTTCCGAGAACATTCGTGTGCGTTCCATTCTGGGTCGTTTCCTCGAGCACAGCCGTATCTACGCATTCGCGAACTCCGATGGCCCGCAAATCGGTGAAGGCCCGGCCGCAGGTCCGGAAGTGTGGATCGGTTCCGCCGATCTGATGCACCGCAATCTCGACCGTCGAGTCGAAGCGCTGGTGCGCATCACCGCTCCAGAGCAGATCGACGAACTGATCAAGTACGTGGATCTGCAGATGGCTGATTCCACCACCTCGTGGCATATGGCAGCCGACGGCACCTACGTGCGCCATGCGAAGGATGAGGATGGTCGCCCGCTGGTCGATTCCCAGGAATATCTCATCAAGAAGCATACGCGCCGACCGGCAAGGCACTAA